A segment of the Melospiza melodia melodia isolate bMelMel2 chromosome 24, bMelMel2.pri, whole genome shotgun sequence genome:
AACTAACCCAGAATATCACTGTCAATCCATTTTGAAAACATGGTTATGTTTCTGTCAGCAATTAGAGAAAGCAAAAATCCTGATTAGTCATCTTCCAAGTGAGGTTGTTCACTGTGTTTCCTGTCCttatttgtctgtgtgcattttctgttcatttttctccttcctctttCTGCCCCCAGATTACATAAATTTGTCCCTGAGCTGTTGTTTACTGGGTGTATTCAGCACAAAATGGTTTTTATATAGCTCTGTAGATGCAAGGTCAGTGTGAACTCAAGTATAAAAAATGCTTTACTGGTTTTTATCTTGGTGTGTGACTTTGCACAGAGCTATCACCCtctgcagcaggcagggtgtgACATCTACCATGAGCAAAGAGCAGAGCCTGCACATCCAGAACCTGAGAAAAGCTGATTTCTTGTCTCTGTGTTAATTGTtcacctcctgctgctctctgaggagAAAGTGAGCTCATTTTGGGTTTTCCTGTTAAAGAACAGCAGTGTTACTACTGATAGTATTTGTAATATCTCAAAAGAATCAATTCCCTTCCTTAGTGTACTGAGCTGGTGAGCAACATGAAGCATTTGCTGTGGAAAATCTGGTGGCTTTAAGGCACTGCCAACCTGTGTTCTCCCAGAAAAGCCTGTGGGGCAGACTTAAAGCAGGAATATCATAAATATTGAGGATTCTGATGCTTTTGTCCCAGTCAGTGAATTTCCTTTCCCAGGAATGAGGTTTTACAGTAGCAAAAGTTTGCTTCGTTTTTGCATTTTTTGCACTTCCTACAGATGCATTTTCATGATCTCACAAGAACCACCAAAAATGACATGTtctgagctccagctgcagggatttATGTAGTAATTTGTAATGCTTCCTTGCTCTTTGATGGCAACACAGCCAGCAAATGGCCAAGAATCCCAATGAATTTATGAAGGGTGTAGGTCTGGGTGAGAGCTGGTGTTCCTGACATTACAATGGGGTGTCTGAGGTTTTCCCTCACTGTGGTGAGGGGGCACAAACAGCAGTGTGTGATAAATGCTCACTCACCCAGGCTGCTGTGCAATTAACCAGTGACTAATGACACTAATGatctgtgggagctgcagctgtgagACACTTGTTCCATCCACTGCAAGGACAGAAACAATTTAAGGAATTGCTTCAGACAATACCTGTCAGGAATCTCCTGGGATTTAGTGAAATTTCCTTATAGGTCATGAGTACAAGATCAAAATTATTCCAATTATGTGAACCAGCCTCATTGCAGGGTTGATAAATGGTGAGTACAAGTATTTTAAAAACTGTCCTTGTTTTGTTTGAAGCAGTTTTTGTTCTGTTTGGACAGCACTTGACACTAAAGCCATTTAAGCAATAGGATGTACCTATCATTAGCAGAATATGCTAATAGATTTTTACCAAGCACCAGTAAATTCAGTGCTTTTTTGTGGATAATGTCTGTGATTTAAAGTCCCAGGTGAAGGTGGACATTAGGCAAATTTCAGTTCAGTCTTGCAGTTCAGTACAGTCCTAATAGACAAATCCATGGGCCTCAGCTTTTCCTACAGCAGAAATGAATGCTTGGTGAAGATGATGTGTGCCTTTGAGGTTTTTATGGAAACCAACTTGAGGTCTGTGCAGAACAAGAACTGGGAACATTTAAACAGCTGGAGGATCCTTGGGTTTCCATAATATTCAGCACCTTGTTTTCATCAATAAAGTCTTATTACAACTATTTCAACTATTCAGCTATATCTTATTAAAACTATTTCTCTGCTACACAGAGACAAATAATCTGAACACTGCTTTTCATCCCAGTTTTGTGCTGGTGTTGGCATTTGTGGTACTGTTGAGACTTGAACAGCACCAGgtgttttcacagaagtggtAATTTCAAGCTTGAAAGTTAACCTCCAGGTTTTCCCCTTCCTGGGCAGCATGTACTGCACAGCAGTTTCTCTTTTATGTAATCACTGATTTGCATGAAGACAAaatgtttgtgggggttttttccaCTATTTCTTAGCAGCAAAAGCAGCACACCTGCCTTGAAGGCTGGGCCTAACTCTGCTGCACAGTGTAGGTGTCATATAGATGAAAAAAGCTCCAAACCTTTGCTGTGAAGGATTTTGGGCTTTTCAGTGAGAGCTACAGAGCCCAGGAAAGAATTACACACCCAAAATACTTTGATTTGTTCATTTACTGGGGGAATAATGCAGCAGCTCTGGATGTTGGCTGCTGTGGGTATCCACAGCTGGAATGCTGAAGGGGTTGGTGAGAGAGGGagttcctgagaagctgaggacaGGGTGTTGCATACAGAGAGATTCCAGGTGGCTcctgtgagtgtggggatgtTTCTGAAGGTGGGGCTACTTTAACAATAgtaaaaaaaagccttttttcccTAGGCTTAATCCATGTGCATCTTGTGATAATGCTCTCATGTGATTCTTCTGTTCTGGGGGAGCAGGCTGGGTGCAGGGATATTAAATCTCAGGAAAAAGCAGGTTTCAGTTAAGCAGCCAAACAGTGCATTTGTTGTAGAATGTGGTGATCCAAGGGCTGAGGTCTAAAAGGTCAAATTTCTGTTAGCTGGGGTCTTGTTCTTTCTGCTTTGTTAAATCTGTGCATGAGGAAGGGGCAGCAGGTCATGAAGTTCACAGTGGACCTTGGTCTAGAACTCCTGGCACAGTGAATTATTGACTAAAGCATTATTAACAGAGCCCTGAGGTTTCCTATGGCTCCCAGCCTACACAGACATGTCCTCCCTGGTGTGAAGGTGTCCCCATTTTCAGGGTGTGCTGTGTGACTGCTGCACTTGCTGTGCTCATGGCTCACTGCTCTGTGCCTGGGATGTTTCTGTGCTTCCAGGTTGGATCCGTTATGCTGAGAGGGTGCTCACCAACCTGGTCACCTCTCACATCTGCACTGCCAAGTCCCCACAGCAGATCATGGGCTCCCTAGTGAAGGGCTACTTTGCCAGGCAGCAGGTAAGTCATTCTGATTTACTGTTACCTTTATATTCTTCTAAATAGAGCAGATGGGTTTTAACACTGAGATACAGATCTTAGTGTATTATATTTGTCCTTTACTTGAAGAAGAAATGGTGCTGTGTGCTGTTTAAGTGCCCATGATGAGAGGAATGTACAAAGCACCTCATTTCCTCCATGATTTCCTCCATGATTTTCATACATCAGTGTGAGCTGGCAGCAGTCCTTGCACCCCCAGTGCAGCATGGATTTAGATATTTATGGCTAAAGTTAAATCCATAGCAGCTAAAGGGGTTTTTTATGTAATGCTGCCTGTGTGTTTCTACAGCAGAGCCAAAACAGGAGTGGAGGAGAATAATGTGGAAATTGCCCTGTGACCTGAGCTCAATAAAAGCACTGTATCCTTGGAGCTAACCTTTTTATCTCCTCAGTTTTGTATGTTGAAAAGGTTGCTGTTCTTTCCATCCCATACCTCAAAGGAGCCACAGGCACATTCTGTAGGGAATGGTTGCACATGGACAGACAAATTGTGAAGGGCTTGCTGTGGGTGAAAGTGAGTGGGTGACAGCCAGGAACCAGAACTCTGAACTCCTGACTTGTAGCCACTTTCTCAGGCAATCAAAAAGCTGCAGAAAATGTGAGGGAGTTTGCTCCAGCCAGGACAGTAACTTTGGAAGTTTATTGCTGATGCTTTGTGACTTCTGGCAAATCATTATCTGTGTGAACATTCTTTAAATTTAATGTAGGGACTTATTCCTGGTATTGCCTGCATGAGGTTTATGTCACTATTTTTGTCCTTGTCATCCTTCAAGCTGCCTTTTGCTCTTCATGGAGTTCACATGTGTTCCCTTCTGTATTCCACAGAATTTGTCTCCTGATAAAATTTTCCATGTAGTTGTGGCACCTTGTTATGACAAAAAGCTGGAAGCCTTGAGGGAAGATTTCTACACTGCCTTGTACAATTCAGCAGAAGTTGATTGTGTCCTGACATCAGGTTAACTTTTTTAAActtataatttttaaatataaaagtgAATCGCCATTGTTAGAATAGCCTTTCTGACAGAATTTGCTTTTTTCAAGTCTGCTTTAGTCATAAGGTTGGCTTTAAAAATTAGTACATATTTTTGTGCTCCTGGTAGTACAGGTACTGCACAGGGAGGGCAGAGTGACACATCCTTTCCTTCTAAGTTGCTATTCATCTAAAAAATCAGGTATTTTGACAGCTTGTTAAAGAAGGTACAAGTTATGCAAATCCATATTTAAAACAATTTTCTGGCTTGTCTGTGGTCATTATTTTATTAGGAATTATTCCTCATTCATGGTACAAGTTGCCTTTTGGTAAGGATCTTGTCTTTAGCCTTGGTGTCCAAGTTTGGATGTTTCCAGACTTGGCCTAACAGGAAGGCTGAGGATCTGAGCAGGGTTTGGGCAGGCTGAGGGCCCCTTTTCTTCGGGCAGGAATTGTCAGGAGGGAGGtgactgcagcaggagctggagaatGTGACACAAAGCACTTGCAGGTGTCGGGATGTTGCTCTCTGAAGCAGAGGCATAGTGGGTGTTGTGCTTTGTGATAAAAGTGAAATTCATGTGTTTTCCTACAGGTGAAATTGTCCAGATAATGGAACAGAAAAATGTGTCAATGAAAGATGTGACTGAAGTAGCTGTAGATAGTTTGTAAGTAGTTTTGTTGTGGATTGCTTCCTTGTTTGGATGACAAATGACATGCTGGATCATATTCAACATTGTTGGATAAAGCTCTTTTTTGACTTAGAGATGgggcattttaaaaacttttagagagacattttaaaaacttttatttctattttcagtgTCAtttgaagggtgagacaatacagatgttataattcatgccatcacaatcagaagccaactatttcttaattataatacattataagcatTTTGGTTTGTCAGTTTTTGCTGAACTGTGTTGTAAATGTCTTAAAATCAATCATCTAAAATTACTCCTTGTGGATCTTACTACAATGCATTTTTATAGTTTTATCCTCTAAAGTATCTAGTCTTATTTGTAAGGTCATCCTTTGAACTTGTTTTTAGTTCAATTTCTCTCTTAACAATGTCTGGTTTATTCTATGGTATTTTTAAGTCAGTATTTCTTATTTTAATGTTTGCATACAGGTGTACACTTTGTGAGTTTTCTGTCAACCTTTGAGAATTTTCTATAAACCCTTTTCCCACACAACATAAATGTAAAACTGCTCAGAAGAATGGTTTttctttttagaggaaaaaacctGCACTAAAGCCTGAATATACCACAGCTTCACACTTATAGAGTGGCCAAACCCACAAAAATATTCTCTTAGATGTTCTTGCTATGTATAAAAGTAATATAAAACAGATAATATAAATTTGCATGTACTGTCTGAATACAAAGCAGATCATTTGAGGTAATGACCCTTATacagtaaatattttaaaatatgactTGAAGATTTGTGTAGCTCCTGATTGATATTTAagaattattattaatttattgatAAATATAGATTATTTGCAGTAATGACAGATGTGACTGATGAAGTTGAAGCCTTGCTGGCAGTGTggctggctgggggtgctggccctgttgagagctctgtgtgctccctgtgcagagccccaaggctgctgtgccctgtgcacacAGTGCTGGCCTGACCATCTGCTCTGGGCTCCCTCTGTTTCCCAGCACCATCCTGGCAGTAAATTCCCACTCCCCAATATGTTCATGTGCATTGCCAGGAGCAGCACCCTTTCAGGAAATGGCAATGAATTAGTTTTTATACTGAAGACAGCAGTCAGTTTTTCAAGATTAGATCAGACTGAGCTGTTTAGATGAGAAGCACACAAAGcacaggagagttttgtttccatcCCTTATGCTGGGCTCAGGGAGCAGCCTGTGTGGTGTTTAACTCTCAGATTTGGTTCCAGAGGCTGCTCTCTCTCCCTGATCTTTGTTCAGCTGGGACAGATGTTCCTTGGGGCCTTTCCAAAGGAGCAATGAACGTGCTGTCTTGCACAAAACAGAAAGCTCTGGAAGTTCTGAAAAATCCTCCTCAGTTCCAGCTGGAACCCTGCTTGGACCTAGAGGGGAGAAACTGGAGCTTTGTGTTTGTAGTGCAGCTCCTTTGCTTCTACCTGAGACTGTCACAGAATGAGAATGACTAAAGTTCCTGCAGGAATAATCACAGACACTCGTGTAGTTCTGTATCAGGATCACACAGAGGGAGGCTTTTAATTCTGTGTCAGCCTGTCCAGTGAAAGGCCAAGCTGTTCATTAATGCTGGTTCATTAGCTCAGTTTATGGAATCAGAgaatgtgctgagctggaaggagcCCTCAAGgatcacccagtgcagcccctggccctgcacagccaccccaacagccccaccctgggcatgcctggggagcctgggcagtgccagcaccctctgaggAAGAACTTTTCCCTAAAATCCATCCCAAACTgcccaacagccccaccctgggcatgcctggcagcctcagggctgtccctggcattcctggggagcctgggcagtgccagcaccctctggggaagaacttttccctaaaatccatcccaacctcccctggcacagccccagccatccCATGggttctgtccctgtcccagagcagagtttggagctgtccctcaggagctgctgcagatcCTGCTGAGCTCtggcctcagtctcctccaggctgaacaagccaagtgccctccatttgtgttggaaaataatttttaaaaggacCAATCTGAAAATACTGGTTCAGCTGTGAGACCTAATGACAGGAATTCTTGCTCTTCTGGGGTTTTTAAAGCAGATCCTGCAGAGAAATTGAAACAACTTGGAGTCATGTTCTTGAAACAAGCCCCAGCACGGCAGCAATTTGTGATAAAGTGCTGGGTATTAAAGCAGTTGTGTGAATGGGGGCCCTTCAGAGCTGCTTTTACCTGGGGGAGAGGAGAACTTCCAGCAGATGAGCTCCCATTTTCTCTCCTGAGCCACAGTGTAACACTTATTTTCAGTGTACACTGTTCTAACCTGGTTGCAGCTCTACTGATTTGGTGTGATTTCATTGGCACAGTGTCACAGACTGGGACAAAAGTTCCTAAAGCAGAACTGTCAGCAAAGACTTGAACTTCTGAAGTAGTTTTGTATTCTCACAAATTATTCTCTCAAAAAATGAccatttatttaaataattttatttaaatatttttttcccaaaatggcTCTTGAGCAGTAAAAGGTTGTTAACAAAATCTTCAGATTGAGAAGTATCAAGTAACAGTAATTGATAACAATGCACCTTCATCACAATGTGGAAAGCCCTGCatattttttaattgatttttttcattGTCTTACTGCTGTCCTGaataatttacatttttaaagctgtaataaatgaaaataaatgttttctcaGTGCTACAAAACACTTTTTGGTGGGGGAGACAGAGAAGAAGAGAAACACACTGCTTTATTCAAGTGAAAGAATTAAatttttggagctgatcttccaTTTTGTTGTTCCCTAAGGTTTGATGGCTTAAAGGAGGGGGATGTAGTAAGGCATGATGGCAAGAGATCTGATGGTTACCTGGAGCACATTTTTAAACATGCTGCAAAGGAGCTTTTTGGTGTGGATGTCAAGGAGATCACCTACAAAGCACTAAAGTAAGTTCAGCTTTTATATCCTTGTTATGTACCATGGGTGAGCTAGGACAGAAAGGGGAATTTCcagttggaagggacacacagcAGTCACTTATTTCAACTGCCTGAGCACTTTGACCAAAAGATAAAGGATTTATTGAGGGTTTTGTCCAAATGCACTGAGAGccttggggcattggcagagagTGGTTCCTGCAGCTCAGGAGCTTCCCCTGCTTTGGGTGGTGACAGCAGTCACTGCTAACCTGGTCTGACAGGCAGCTACAGGCTCTAAACCTGCAGGTCTCTCACTTTaaagcagctcctgctggtgctCATTTTATTAAACCTTACCTGCACTTTAAAAATAAAGTATAATTGCATTACAAAGATTCCACCTCAATTTCTGCTTAATTCAGTTCAGAAAGTTAGAGTTCACCTTGATCTCACTGTTACACTTGTCCTGCTCCCTTTGGAGCAGCTGAATACAAACTGGCATAGTTGGGttgttcctctgggaatgcagggggtTAAAATGTTCTCTCTGTGTCTTGCCAGGAACAAGGACTTTCAAGAAGTGACCCTTGAAAAGGATGGGGAGACAGTGCTGCGTTTTGCAGCAGCTTATGGCTTCAGGAATATCCAAAACATGGTCCTGAAGTTGAAAAAAGGAAAGTTTTTCTACCATTTTGTAGAAGTCCTTGCCTGCCCAGGAGGTAAAGATAATTGTGGATCTGCAGTTGTTCTGTATGTGTGTCTTGAATCTCAAAGAAAAGCTGCCTTACAGGCAGGCACTTCATTTCATTCCCTCTTCATTCTCTTCTTAATAATCTAAAATCTCACTGTTTGTTGAAGGGTCCAAAACACCAGTTACAGGTGCAGGGTTGGCTCAGAAAGTGATTGAGTTTTCTAAAATTAGTCAGGATGATATTTGTGCTCTTGTGACCTATAAATAAGTGCCAGCACTGCACTGCCAAACCCCAGAGGATGCTCTGAAATGGTAGCTGTCAAGGGCAAGAAAAGACAAGGAACATAATTAGGATCATAAAACCATGGAGAATGCAGAGAAAGATTTGTGATATGGAAACCTCATTTCCATTAAGATGAAGTTGATATTGGAGTCACTTTAGGTAAATACAAACTATAACAGTGTGGGAGGAAGCTTAAAAAAAAACTTCCTTTAGAGAAGTGTGAAAAGAGAATTCTGAGTTaacagagactttttttttttcatatcaaaTCTCCATCACATCTcaagtttaatttatttttttccctaaggGTGCCTCAATGGGAAGGGCCAGGCCCAGGGTGAGGATGGCAAAgcagacagagccctgctggcccAGATGGAGGAGGTGTACACTGCCATCCCTGTCAGGCTGCCAGAGGCCAACCTGCACGTGCAGAGGATGTACCAGGACTGGCTGG
Coding sequences within it:
- the NARF gene encoding nuclear prelamin A recognition factor isoform X3 — its product is MTLEEGARVFQQNQKEFFRVLNLNKKCDTSKHKVLAVSLCPQSLPYFAAKFNLSVNEAAKRLCGFLKSLGVHYVFDTTIAADFSILESQREFVQRYQRRNQEEHALPMFASACPGWIRYAERVLTNLVTSHICTAKSPQQIMGSLVKGYFARQQNLSPDKIFHVVVAPCYDKKLEALREDFYTALYNSAEVDCVLTSGEIVQIMEQKNVSMKDVTEVAVDSLFDGLKEGDVVRHDGKRSDGYLEHIFKHAAKELFGVDVKEITYKALKNKDFQEVTLEKDGETVLRFAAAYGFRNIQNMVLKLKKGKFFYHFVEVLACPGGCLNGKGQAQGEDGKADRALLAQMEEVYTAIPVRLPEANLHVQRMYQDWLEGMDSKKAQDTLHTSYSAVNQSTSSLDIKW
- the NARF gene encoding nuclear prelamin A recognition factor isoform X2, yielding MKCENCSKKECSKKQKNDDTQSASVDALSSNDGSEEKNEFDTLANAKILLSDCLACDSCMTLEEGARVFQQNQKEFFRVLNLNKKCDTSKHKVLAVSLCPQSLPYFAAKFNLSVNEAAKRLCGFLKSLGVHYVFDTTIAADFSILESQREFVQRYQRRNQEEHALPMFASACPGWIRYAERVLTNLVTSHICTAKSPQQIMGSLVKGYFARQQNLSPDKIFHVVVAPCYDKKLEALREDFYTALYNSAEVDCVLTSGEIVQIMEQKNVSMKDVTEVAVDSLFDGLKEGDVVRHDGKRSDGYLEHIFKHAAKELFGVDVKEITYKALKNKDFQEVTLEKDGETVLRFAAAYGFRNIQNMVLKLKKGKFFYHFVEVLACPGGCLNGKGQAQGEDGKADRALLAQMEEVYTAIPVRLPEANLHVQRMYQDWLEGMDSKKAQDTLHTSYSAVNQSTSSLDIKW
- the NARF gene encoding nuclear prelamin A recognition factor isoform X1 — translated: MAPGPADAAEECSKKQKNDDTQSASVDALSSNDGSEEKNEFDTLANAKILLSDCLACDSCMTLEEGARVFQQNQKEFFRVLNLNKKCDTSKHKVLAVSLCPQSLPYFAAKFNLSVNEAAKRLCGFLKSLGVHYVFDTTIAADFSILESQREFVQRYQRRNQEEHALPMFASACPGWIRYAERVLTNLVTSHICTAKSPQQIMGSLVKGYFARQQNLSPDKIFHVVVAPCYDKKLEALREDFYTALYNSAEVDCVLTSGEIVQIMEQKNVSMKDVTEVAVDSLFDGLKEGDVVRHDGKRSDGYLEHIFKHAAKELFGVDVKEITYKALKNKDFQEVTLEKDGETVLRFAAAYGFRNIQNMVLKLKKGKFFYHFVEVLACPGGCLNGKGQAQGEDGKADRALLAQMEEVYTAIPVRLPEANLHVQRMYQDWLEGMDSKKAQDTLHTSYSAVNQSTSSLDIKW